The following is a genomic window from Algiphilus sp..
CGATGCGGCCGGCGAGCCCATCGAGGGCGAGACGCTGTCGGTGTCGACCGCGCGCGAGACGGAGCTCATGACCGCGCCGCGCGCCGAGACCGACGAGATCGGCGAGGCCACCTTCGGCATCCGGCCGAGCCGGACCGGCGCCGATACCGTCACCGTGCGATGGGGCGAGGAAGCCTCGGAGATCGGGCTCAACGTCATCGCGCAGGAAGCACTCGACTGGCAGGGGTTCGACGAGATCGACGGCGTCACCCCGTGGAAGACGCTCCTCGGCAGCCGGGTGCAGTACCGCAGCGACTACACGCTGAACGTCATCTTCTCGGCGGAGGCACGTGCGCTCGACGGCGAAGCGGTGAGACTGGCTGGCTTCATGCTGCCGCTGGAAACCGCCGAGAAGCAGCGCCGCTTCCTGCTGGTGTCCACTCCACCGTCGTGCTTCTTCCACGTGCCGGGCGGCCCGGCCGGCGCAGTCGAGATCCGCATGACCGAAGGCATCAGCATGCAGTGGGAACCGGTGATGCTGGCGGGCACCTTCACGCTGATCGACGACGAATCCGAGGGCATCATCTACCGGCTCGAGGATGCCCGGCAGCAGGCCATGCCGAAACGCTGAGGGGGCAACCACCGGGCGGTCATCGCCGTGACACGCGGGCCCGGCATGCTGCCGCGCTTCCTTCCGCCCCATGGAGCGCGCCGCGGTGTCGCACGG
Proteins encoded in this region:
- a CDS encoding DUF3299 domain-containing protein, with the protein product MKTHLSILLIAGLLAACSQSPDEAALPAAPAPEVTPAQPAPTAGDGGLTAAELAAEPPPAGSENAVPTTPPPDGAEIVLYNEGAYDTGDGGWMVDVIAGTTVYVTARLIDAAGEPIEGETLSVSTARETELMTAPRAETDEIGEATFGIRPSRTGADTVTVRWGEEASEIGLNVIAQEALDWQGFDEIDGVTPWKTLLGSRVQYRSDYTLNVIFSAEARALDGEAVRLAGFMLPLETAEKQRRFLLVSTPPSCFFHVPGGPAGAVEIRMTEGISMQWEPVMLAGTFTLIDDESEGIIYRLEDARQQAMPKR